One Candidatus Sulfurimonas baltica DNA segment encodes these proteins:
- the rplL gene encoding 50S ribosomal protein L7/L12 has product MAVTKEDVLEFISGLSVLELSALVKEFEEKFGVSAQPVAGAAVAAGGASEEAQTEFDVIITDAGAKKIGVIKVVRALTGLGLKEAKDATEALPSTIKEGVDKETAEAAKKELEEAGATVLVK; this is encoded by the coding sequence ATGGCTGTAACTAAAGAAGACGTATTAGAATTTATCTCAGGACTTTCTGTTTTAGAACTTTCTGCACTTGTTAAAGAATTTGAAGAAAAATTTGGTGTATCTGCTCAACCAGTAGCTGGTGCTGCTGTTGCTGCTGGTGGTGCTTCTGAAGAAGCACAAACTGAGTTTGATGTTATTATCACTGATGCTGGTGCTAAGAAAATCGGTGTTATTAAAGTTGTTCGTGCTCTTACAGGTTTAGGCCTTAAAGAGGCTAAAGACGCAACAGAAGCTTTACCATCAACTATTAAAGAGGGTGTTGATAAAGAGACTGCAGAAGCAGCTAAAAAAGAGCTTGAAGAAGCTGGTGCTACAGTATTAGTTAAATAG
- the rplJ gene encoding 50S ribosomal protein L10 — protein MTKTQKAEIIEVLSNEFKSAQTVIFCDYKGLTVSALEGLRNSARAKEAKVQVVKNTLATIALSNAELTGVELVDTNILVWGADSVAASKVVSDFAKDNEKFVIKSAYVDRVPADAAMVEAFAKLPGREELLAMLAATWMAPITCFTIGLDALRQKKEEA, from the coding sequence ATGACAAAAACACAAAAAGCTGAAATTATTGAAGTACTTTCAAATGAGTTTAAAAGCGCTCAAACTGTAATCTTTTGTGATTACAAAGGTTTGACCGTTTCTGCTCTTGAAGGTTTAAGAAATTCTGCTCGCGCAAAAGAAGCAAAAGTACAAGTTGTTAAAAATACTTTAGCAACAATCGCACTTTCTAATGCTGAGTTAACAGGTGTTGAGCTAGTAGATACTAATATTTTAGTATGGGGTGCAGATTCTGTTGCCGCTTCTAAAGTAGTTTCTGATTTTGCTAAAGATAATGAAAAATTTGTAATTAAGTCTGCTTATGTTGACCGTGTACCAGCTGATGCTGCTATGGTTGAAGCATTTGCTAAACTTCCAGGTCGTGAAGAGTTGCTTGCAATGCTTGCTGCTACTTGGATGGCGCCAATTACATGTTTTACAATCGGGCTAGACGCACTAAGACAAAAAAAAGAGGAAGCTTAA